A DNA window from Trypanosoma brucei brucei TREU927 chromosome 11 chr11_scaffold01 genomic scaffold, whole genome shotgun sequence contains the following coding sequences:
- a CDS encoding intraflagellar transport protein IFT88, putative (identical to GB:AAP80732.1: putative intraflagellar transport protein IFT88 {Trypanosoma brucei;} (PMID:14532107)), whose amino-acid sequence MDLQQGDGMEEDIYASFEPEMQDAFGDMAQGGTQGFPRGMPAGANGGPGGVKNPLMQAPPSKWGGESGGSAWGVPGSRLENFGGAAARPMTSNRGVGFNAAKGRNVNGAVFDPTGQGRTAMAMGPAPPLKKRGENSPEEQCVEIEKMTHKLIEESAVLALRKDYGGALEKAKEAGKKERFLCKQRENLGLADQINSDLTYAVHFNLAVQYQNHQMYTEALNTYNLIIRNLQFPYASRLRVNMGNIYAAQNKYLLAIKMYRMTLDETPSASKELRYKLMRNVGNAFVKLGQYRDAVSSYEAIMEGNGDIDAAFNLLLCYYALGETERMKRTFQKMLTFKTLGAEGEDEIEEGEKDVLVDDSLREKIKEERTHFLYCIMTAARLIAPVIEKDWRAGYDYLIERLRHYEMRDSSSHLASELEMCKCLYYLKHNSYKEATEGLKAFEKKDKLLRARAATNLAYLYFLEGDYESGERYSDMSLEANRYNARALVNKGNFFFIKADYEKARTYYNDALAVEADNIEAIYNLGLTAKRLGLYEEALKMFKRGQSLVDSHEIVYQIADISDLVSSPATSEWFNRLVGRVPTDPNILARMGSLYAREGDDSQAFHYYLEAYRYFQVNMDVISWLGAYFVKNEVYDKAIQFFERASQIQPQEVKWQLMVASCHRRRGDYVQAKRLYEALHRKYPENLECLRYLVHLCKDAGLIDEANEWFMKVKKLEERRQVEDSAVSGGADDDDGAKTVSPTSAAPGAATAGRRATVGLGDKSTLSGADEDDIVGESQSSVARKKAVQSSGDEIDLPGI is encoded by the coding sequence ATGGACTTACAACAGGGTGACGGCATGGAGGAAGATATTTATGCTTCATTTGAACCGGAGATGCAAGATGCGTTCGGTGACATGGCGCAGGGCGGGACTCAGGGCTTCCCACGAGGCATGCCAGCTGGTGCCAATGGAGGTCCTGGAGGAGTGAAGAACCCGCTCATGCAGGCGCCTCCGTCAAAGTGGGGTGGAGAGAGCGGTGGCTCAGCGTGGGGCGTTCCCGGTAGCCGCTTAGAAAACTTTGGCGGAGCTGCGGCCCGACCCATGACGTCCAACCGCGGAGTTGGCTTTAATGCAGCGAAGGGACGCAATGTTAATGGTGCAGTGTTTGACCCAACAGGACAGGGCCGTACGGCAATGGCAATGGGGCCGGCACCACCACTCAAGAAGCGGGGGGAGAACAGCCCCGAGGAGCAGTGCGTGGAAATTGAAAAAATGACGCACAAACTCATTGAGGAGAGCGCTGTATTGGCACTGCGCAAAGACTACGGAGGCGCATTAGAGAAGGCGAAAGAAGCCGGTAAGAAGGAGCGCTTCCTCTGCAAGCAGCGTGAGAACTTGGGCCTTGCGGATCAAATCAACTCTGACCTCACTTACGCCGTGCACTTTAACCTAGCGGTTCAGTACCAGAACCACCAAATGTATACCGAGGCACTGAACACATATAATTTAATTATCCGCAATCTGCAGTTTCCATATGCTTCACGGCTTCGGGTAAATATGGGAAATATTTACGCCGCACAAAATAAGTATTTGCTTGCCATTAAAATGTACCGAATGACGTTGGACGAGACTCCGTCGGCTTCCAAGGAACTGCGCTATAAACTTATGAGAAACGTTGGCAATGCGTTTGTGAAACTTGGGCAGTATCGCGATGCGGTGAGCAGTTACGAAGCCATTATGGAAGGGAACGGTGACATCGACGCGGCCTTTAACCTCCTTTTGTGTTACTATGCATTGGGTGAAACCGAGCGGATGAAGCGGACATTCCAGAAGATGTTAACATTTAAAACACTCGGTGCGGAAGGGGAAGACGAAAtcgaggagggggaaaaggatgtTCTCGTAGACGACTCTTTGCGGGAGAAGATTAAGGAGGAACGTACACACTTTCTTTACTGTATTATGACGGCTGCTCGGTTGATTGCCCCCGTCATCGAAAAGGATTGGCGTGCTGGGTATGATTACTTAATTGAACGTCTCCGCCATTACGAGATGCGTGACTCCTCGTCGCATTTGGCAAGTGAATTGGAGATGTGCAAATGCCTCTACTACCTGAAGCATAACAGTTACAAGGAAGCTACCGAGGGACTGAAGGCTTTCGAGAAGAAGGATAAGTTACTGCGGGCGCGAGCGGCAACGAATTTAGCATACTTGTACTTCCTGGAAGGGGATTATGAAAGTGGCGAGAGGTATAGCGATATGAGTCTTGAAGCAAACCGTTACAATGCAAGAGCGCTTGTTAACAAGGGAaatttcttcttcatcaaaGCTGATTATGAAAAGGCACGAACTTACTACAATGATGCGCTTGCCGTTGAGGCCGACAACATTGAAGCTATATATAACCTCGGACTCACAGCGAAGCGGCTTGGCTTGTACGAGGAAGCCTTGAAGATGTTCAAGCGGGGCCAGTCGCTAGTTGATAGCCATGAAATTGTATATCAGATTGCTGATATCAGCGATCTAGTGAGCAGTCCTGCCACCTCTGAGTGGTTTAATAGGCTTGTTGGCCGTGTTCCGACCGATCCTAATATTTTGGCACGTATGGGTTCCCTCTACGCTCGCGAAGGGGACGACAGTCAAGCgttccattattatttggAGGCTTATCGCTACTTCCAGGTGAATATGGATGTTATCTCTTGGCTTGGTGCTTACTTTGTGAAGAATGAGGTGTACGACAAGGCCATTCAATTCTTTGAGCGTGCCTCACAAATTCAACCACAGGAGGTGAAGTGGCAACTCATGGTCGCCTCGTGTCATCGCCGCCGCGGAGATTACGTGCAGGCCAAGCGACTCTACGAGGCGCTTCACCGTAAGTACCCGGAGAACCTTGAGTGCTTGCGGTATCTGGTTCACCTATGTAAGGATGCTGGTTTGATCGATGAAGCAAATGAGTGGTTcatgaaagtaaagaaattaGAAGAGCGCCGCCAGGTGGAAGACAGTGCCGTGAGTGGCGGCGCTGACGACGATGACGGTGCAAAGACGGTTTCACCCACTAGCGCGGCCCCCGGTGCAGCCACCGCCGGACGACGCGCAACAGTTGGGCTGGGCGATAAGTCGACCTTGTCAGGTGCCGATGAGGACGACATCGTGGGTGAGTCGCAGTCCTCGGTGGCCCGAAAAAAGGCGGTGCAAAGCAGTGGAGATGAAATTGACCTCCCGGGAATATAG
- a CDS encoding protein phosphatase 2C, putative (similar to GB:AAM43836.1: T-cell activation protein phosphatase 2C {Homo sapiens}) — protein MHVVKLLLRHNVGGRSLAFDLRAVNLVSHPKRSTCGGEDAFLSMSEVQCVFDGVSWWKEYAGVDSGLYSAALAKFMYSFVEDDALGSLPLSSCELLQRAYDACLSDEIHGTSTALVATLQRPCCAADASCSVSAKFSNCMLDVCSIGDCTSMIIRDGRIVFVSDEQMHSFDYPFQLGQGSADIPVHSLQYRVVVRPGDVLLLGSDGIFDNVFKHDIAELVWKFVGPVCGRYALDFDRPSQYDVATKIIPPDDVLRALSAGVDEVVRVASANARDVKCNTPYSNKAIENGANYRGGRLDDMTLLGSIIDEKFDLDRSVQLAESGVLLPTPYRDWP, from the coding sequence ATGCATGTGGTAAAGTTGTTGTTGAGACACAATGTGGGAGGAAGAAGCCTTGCGTTTGATCTGCGTGCGGTGAACCTTGTTTCTCATCCCAAACGTTCGACATGTGGCGGTGAAGACGCGTTTCTTTCAATGTCGGAAGTACAGTGTGTTTTTGATGGTGTGAGCTGGTGGAAGGAATATGCTGGTGTTGATTCCGGTCTTTATAGTGCTGCGTTGGCGAAGTTCATGTATTCTTTTGTGGAAGATGATGCATTGGGTTCGTTGCCGTTATCCTCGTGTGAACTGTTGCAGCGTGCCTATGACGCCTGCTTGTCGGATGAGATTCACGGTACTTCGACTGCTCTTGTGGCTACGTTGCAGCGCCCTTGTTGTGCCGCCGATGCGTCTTGTTCCGTTAGTGCGAAATTTAGTAATTGTATGTTGGATGTGTGCAGTATTGGTGATTGTACGTCGATGATAATTCGTGATGGTAGGATCGTTTTTGTGTCCGATGAACAGATGCATTCTTTTGATTATCCTTTTCAGCTAGGGCAGGGTAGTGCCGACATTCCTGTGCATTCGCTGCAATATCGTGTTGTTGTGCGGCCCGGGGACGTGCTACTTTTGGGCAGCGATGGGATCTTTGATAACGTTTTTAAACATGATATCGCGGAGCTGGTGTGGAAATTTGTAGGTCCTGTGTGTGGGAGGTATGCGTTAGATTTTGATCGGCCATCTCAATATGATGTTGCAACTAAAATAATCCCACCTGATGACGTCCTGAGGGCCCTTTCCGCTGGGGTGGATGAAGTTGTGCGGGTGGCTAGTGCAAATGCGCGTGATGTCAAGTGCAATACGCCATACTCTAATAAAGCAATTGAGAATGGTGCCAACTACCGAGGTGGAAGGCTTGATGATATGACATTGCTCGGATCGATCATTGATGAGAAGTTTGACCTGGACAGAAGTGTGCAACTCGCTGAAAGCGGAGTATTGCTCCCTACCCCTTACAGGGATTGGCCTTGA
- a CDS encoding translation initiation factor eIF2B subunit delta (similar to Translation initiation factor eIF-2B delta subunit (eIF-2B GDP-GTPexchange factor) (Guanine nucleotide exchange factor subunit GCD2)(GCD complex subunit GCD2). (Swiss-Prot:P12754) (Saccharomyces cerevisiae)): MSSAVGAAMSLIGQDSDEARAAVRLQRELKRRKDALRKLEKKMKALKPSDTVFQVTMEEMEKLKNEVDQLEKGVASQQEEKKSSVESKSPRRGTSAAPRLVGSPRKDPLKSLTPRGAGVKTPKALSTPRIRRDLAPSAHTSRQKAVSKEERRAGYVTDDLGERVAVTVSAGTAGSQMRDEQLFVDVQAVVQEHIDRSVTGSPCAIVSPRNDIDCEGVHYQVAELALMMESMMVVGGNARTFAMIEAFKALLKSSPTLSGSTVNHFPSKEFESLIKVNFDFLCRSRAPSAGMTNAKDSLVRRVVALLSQREKARFSADDLFASLRSARLESSMCVQSTAVGRDRNETCFLDISPRDLALKVLGAIERELQLSIKSIVEDRAEPHLSSNDTILVFGRSSTVELILLAAANNPRLASKPKVIVVDSAPLYEGRALATRLSCSGLDVTYGLITTCCTLMPRCTRVFIGAAAVLQNGDVFSRCGTAVVVSSAKQFRKPVLCFSESIKFVPEVWLGNLGQNTRLTDMRQPHRGELRIRSPGNWSPLSHGSRELMDVKKGWGQCNSGGLSGRGTNEEPSRLLQTDAPPSSGYLYDLTPAAYIDMIICEMGCLHTSAILAALRDREDRDLYLMSAT, translated from the coding sequence ATGTCCTCCGCAGTGGGAGCCGCAATGTCCCTTATTGGACAGGATAGTGATGAGGCAAGAGCGGCGGTAAGGCTGCAGCGGGAGCTGAAGCGCAGAAAGGACGCTCTACGAAAACTTGAGAAGAAGATGAAGGCCCTTAAGCCTTCCGACACTGTCTTCCAGGTGACTatggaggaaatggagaaacTTAAGAACGAGGTGGACCAACTGGAGAAAGGCGTCGCCTCGCagcaggaagaaaagaagagtagTGTTGAATCGAAATCACCGCGTCGCGGGACCTCGGCGGCTCCCCGCCTAGTTGGATCTCCCAGAAAGGACCCCCTCAAGTCCTTGACACCGAGGGGTGCAGGAGTGAAGACTCCGAAAGCGTTGTCAACACCGCGCATAAGGCGGGATCTGGCCCCCAGTGCGCACACATCCCGACAGAAGGCCGTGAGCAAGGAGGAGAGACGGGCGGGTTATGTGACAGATGACCTGGGCGAGAGAGTGGCTGTTACTGTGAGTGCTGGGACGGCGGGATCACAGATGCGTGATGAGCAACTCTTTGTGGACGTGCAGGCTGTTGTTCAGGAGCACATTGACCGCTCCGTGACAGGCTCACCGTGCGCCATCGTTTCCCCTCGGAACGATATCGACTGTGAGGGAGTGCACTATCAGGTTGCGGAGTTGGCGCTGATGATGGAGTCCATGATGGTTGTTGGAGGAAATGCCCGTACCTTCGCGATGATTGAAGCCTTCAAAGCGTTACTGAAATCGTCTCCAACGTTGTCTGGTTCCACTGTTAACCACTTTCCTTCAAAAGAGTTTGAAAGTCTGATCAAGGTTAATTTCGACTTTCTATGCCGAAGTCGCGCACCGTCTGCAGGTATGACCAACGCTAAGGATTCTTTAGTGCGTCGTGTAGTTGCATTGCTGTCACAGAGAGAGAAGGCGCGGTTTTCCGCGGACGATTTGTTTGCCTCACTAAGATCCGCGCGACTAGAGAGTTCAATGTGTGTTCAATCTACTGCCGTCGGGCGGGATAGGAATGAAACATGCTTCCTTGACATCAGCCCTCGTGATTTGGCACTGAAAGTTTTAGGCGCCATCGAGCGGGAGCTTCAACTCTCTATAAAGAGCATCGTCGAGGATCGCGCAGAACCCCATCTTTCCTCTAACGACACAATTCTTGTGTTTGGTAGGAGTAGTACCGTCGAGCTCATTCTCCTTGCTGCAGCGAATAACCCGCGCCTTGCAAGTAAGCCGAAGGTTATCGTCGTTGATTCAGCTCCACTTTACGAAGGTCGTGCCCTTGCAACGAGGCTTTCGTGCAGCGGCCTTGACGTCACATACGGGCTTATTACGACGTGTTGCACACTCATGCCCAGATGCACTCGCGTTTTTATTGGGGCAGCCGCCGTTCTTCAGAACGGTGATGTGTTTAGCCGCTGTGGCACGGCTGTCGTGGTCTCAAGCGCGAAGCAATTTCGCAAACCCGTTCTGTGCTTCAGTGAGAGCATTAAGTTTGTCCCAGAGGTGTGGCTCGGTAATCTTGGACAAAATACCAGGCTGACCGACATGCGGCAGCCTCACCGCGGCGAGCTCCGAATCCGAAGTCCAGGCAACTGGAGCCCCTTATCGCACGGTAGCCGTGAATTAATGGATGTCAAGAAGGGCTGGGGTCAGTGCAATTCCGGTGGTCTCTCCGGCCGAGGTACGAACGAAGAGCCGTCCCGGTTGCTGCAGACGGATGCCCCACCCAGCTCCGGTTACCTCTATGACCTTACGCCAGCCGCTTACATTGACATGATCATCTGTGAGATGGGGTGCTTGCACACTTCGGCGATTCTTGCAGCGCTGCGTGATCGTGAGGACAGAGATCTTTATTTGATGTCGGCTACGTGA